A single Lactuca sativa cultivar Salinas chromosome 8, Lsat_Salinas_v11, whole genome shotgun sequence DNA region contains:
- the LOC111904648 gene encoding uncharacterized protein LOC111904648: protein MNEFPKVLHPYIKQVHNVEGDGYCGFHAIASCLGLHQDERYQIRVNLMEELETHTTEYGDMFGSEYRFQLYNSLNFFGEEAPLQNWMIMPDTGVLIASRYNVVLHCFIRHASTTYLPLRSTPPPAHERIVIAIGLIYGNHYVKIELEGEYPMPPIAPQWIHCKRPCAAEWVTPYIERLNMYNHYYRASFNG, encoded by the coding sequence atgaatgaattTCCAAAGGTACTACATCCTTACATTAAGCAGGTACACAATGTAGAAGGTGATGGATATTGCGGATTCCATGCAATCGCTTCTTGTCTTGGTCTTCATCAAGATGAAAGGTACCAAATTCGGGTTAATTTAATGGAAGAGTTAGAAACACATACTACTGAATATGGCGACATGTTTGGAAGTGAATATCGGTTTCAATTATataactctttgaatttctttgGCGAAGAAGCGCCACTTCAAAACTGGATGATTATGCCTGATACAGGTGTCCTAATTGCTTCAAGATACAACGTGGTATTACATTGTTTTATCCGACACGCAAGCACAACGTACTTACCACTTCGATCTACTCCACCACCAGCCCATGAACGCATTGTTATTGCAATTGGCCTCATCTATGGTAATCATTATGTCAAGATAGAGCTAGAAGGAGAGTACCCGATGCCTCCTATTGCACCACAATGGATTCATTGCAAACGTCCATGTGCAGCTGAATGGGTCACCCCGTATATCGAACGGCTAAATATGTATAATCATTATTATCGTGCTAGTTTTAATGGCTAA